The following proteins are encoded in a genomic region of Methanobacterium sp. Maddingley MBC34:
- a CDS encoding methylase involved in ubiquinone/menaquinone biosynthesis (PFAM: Methyltransferase domain), with the protein MREDYVHGYSEREAIRLVDQAKTLAPLMHHDTSYPERSKVLEAGCGVGAQTITLARNSPYANITSVDISKPSLNHAKSLIHREGISNVQFQTADIMELPFDDETFDHVFICFVLEHLPDPVGALVSLKRILKKGGSITVIEGDHGSCYFHPETEEAVKAWQCLIKVQTNLNCNPLMGRELYPLLKEAGFEDIHIDPRVVYVDESKPKLVEGFIKKTIIAMVEGVKDQAINSGLINSKTWDRGIKDLHLTAEPSGTFFYNFFKGTAKK; encoded by the coding sequence ATGAGAGAAGACTATGTTCACGGGTATTCTGAAAGAGAAGCAATAAGACTGGTTGATCAGGCAAAAACCCTGGCTCCCCTCATGCATCACGACACCAGTTATCCTGAGCGGAGTAAGGTGCTAGAAGCTGGTTGTGGTGTGGGTGCTCAGACCATTACTCTGGCCAGAAACAGTCCATATGCCAATATAACTTCAGTTGACATATCAAAACCTTCTTTAAATCATGCTAAATCTTTAATTCATCGTGAAGGAATATCAAACGTCCAGTTCCAAACTGCAGACATCATGGAACTGCCATTTGATGATGAAACCTTTGACCATGTGTTTATATGCTTTGTTCTGGAACATCTCCCTGACCCGGTAGGGGCTCTGGTAAGTTTGAAGAGGATCCTCAAAAAAGGAGGTTCCATCACAGTTATTGAAGGAGACCATGGTTCATGTTACTTTCATCCTGAAACTGAAGAGGCAGTTAAAGCCTGGCAATGCCTGATTAAGGTTCAAACAAACTTAAACTGTAATCCATTAATGGGAAGAGAACTTTACCCTCTCCTAAAGGAAGCTGGTTTTGAAGATATCCATATAGACCCCCGGGTGGTTTATGTGGATGAAAGTAAACCAAAATTGGTGGAAGGATTCATTAAAAAGACCATAATTGCCATGGTAGAGGGTGTAAAAGACCAGGCCATCAATTCAGGACTCATCAATTCCAAAACATGGGATAGAGGTATTAAAGATTTGCACTTAACAGCAGAACCATCTGGAACATTTTTCTACAACTTTTTCAAGGGAACGGCTAAAAAGTAA
- a CDS encoding membrane protease subunit, stomatin/prohibitin (PFAM: SPFH domain / Band 7 family) → MDLITMIIIGIVILIILGLSIRIVNQYERGVVFRLGKVIGVREPGLRIIIPLVDRMVKPSLQIVTMPIPSQKIITQDNISIDVAAVAYFKVVDAYKAVVEIENYNRAVNQISQTTVRSVVGQFALDEILSETPKINQKIQEIIDEHSEPWGIKVTNVEIKDIKLPDSMQRAIALQAEAEREKRAKIISAEGEYLAAGKLGEAADIITEHPVALQLRIMQVLSNIAAEKNSTIVFPAQLLNSIRDIKDFLGSELEVMEKDKK, encoded by the coding sequence ATGGATTTAATTACTATGATTATCATCGGCATAGTGATATTGATTATACTGGGACTTTCCATAAGGATCGTGAACCAGTACGAAAGAGGAGTTGTTTTTAGATTAGGAAAGGTTATTGGAGTCAGAGAACCAGGACTTCGTATTATAATTCCCCTGGTAGACAGGATGGTTAAACCATCTCTGCAGATCGTTACCATGCCCATCCCTTCCCAGAAGATCATTACCCAGGACAACATATCCATTGATGTGGCTGCAGTAGCTTACTTCAAGGTGGTAGATGCTTACAAGGCAGTGGTTGAAATTGAAAATTACAACCGTGCAGTTAATCAGATTTCTCAGACCACTGTGAGGAGCGTAGTTGGGCAGTTTGCCCTGGATGAAATTCTCTCAGAAACACCCAAAATTAACCAGAAGATTCAAGAAATCATTGACGAACACAGTGAACCATGGGGGATTAAAGTTACCAACGTGGAGATCAAGGATATTAAATTACCAGACAGTATGCAAAGAGCTATTGCCCTTCAGGCTGAGGCCGAAAGGGAGAAAAGGGCCAAAATCATATCTGCTGAAGGTGAATACCTGGCTGCAGGTAAACTGGGTGAAGCTGCTGACATAATCACAGAACACCCGGTGGCACTTCAGCTCCGTATAATGCAGGTTCTCAGTAACATCGCTGCCGAGAAAAACTCCACCATAGTATTCCCTGCCCAGTTACTCAACAGTATAAGAGATATTAAAGACTTCCTGGGATCCGAACTGGAAGTTATGGAAAAAGACAAAAAATAA
- a CDS encoding putative membrane-bound metal-dependent hydrolase (PFAM: Predicted membrane-bound metal-dependent hydrolase (DUF457)) — translation MDLFTHFIVPFAILTLLKIKGFNVKDRLSGGFGGISVDFDVILFAVGFLAPELFIFTHRGITHSFIFGLVTAIIFIYIISRPSVNGFIGHLIRRDIKVEFSKRNVLLAYFGVLTHLFLDFLTTGGIPLFYPFSLTLYTANLYYYTDLVTAIIALAVLIILYLRLDPKYKKIALLGFMIMLISFGGIRGYAKMDTISSQTLSDGYNQITAYPTSDMFTWTVVESDGGTKYRVFTYNTLQKESFNLREFNNLTVRNGTYESAQETIKYADTLPEVEKFRWNSPYTVINATKTSTGWNVTYSDIVGTHYGPGELSVLVH, via the coding sequence ATGGATCTTTTCACCCACTTCATCGTACCCTTTGCAATTTTAACCCTCCTCAAAATCAAAGGATTTAATGTTAAAGACCGACTATCAGGGGGTTTTGGAGGGATATCTGTTGATTTTGATGTTATTCTGTTTGCAGTTGGTTTCCTGGCCCCTGAACTCTTCATATTCACCCACAGAGGAATAACCCACAGTTTCATCTTTGGACTGGTAACTGCCATCATATTCATCTACATCATTTCACGACCATCGGTAAATGGTTTCATCGGCCATTTAATCCGAAGAGACATTAAGGTCGAATTCAGCAAACGAAATGTTCTTTTAGCATATTTTGGAGTCCTAACTCATCTTTTTCTGGACTTCCTGACCACCGGGGGCATACCCCTATTTTATCCATTTTCCCTGACCCTTTACACTGCCAATCTTTACTATTACACTGATCTGGTCACTGCAATTATTGCCCTGGCCGTGCTCATCATCCTTTACCTGCGTCTGGATCCTAAATACAAAAAAATTGCCCTTTTAGGCTTTATGATCATGCTCATCTCCTTTGGTGGGATTCGTGGCTATGCCAAAATGGATACCATATCCAGTCAGACTCTGAGTGATGGTTACAACCAGATAACTGCTTATCCTACCTCAGATATGTTCACCTGGACCGTGGTGGAAAGTGATGGTGGCACCAAGTACCGGGTTTTCACTTATAATACTCTGCAAAAAGAGTCTTTCAATTTAAGGGAGTTTAACAATCTCACCGTTAGAAACGGAACCTATGAATCTGCTCAGGAGACTATAAAATATGCTGACACTCTCCCTGAAGTGGAGAAGTTCCGGTGGAATTCCCCTTACACAGTTATAAATGCTACAAAAACAAGTACTGGTTGGAATGTGACCTATTCTGATATTGTCGGAACTCATTATGGTCCCGGTGAGTTATCAGTGCTGGTGCATTAA
- a CDS encoding potassium uptake protein, TrkH family (PFAM: Cation transport protein~TIGRFAM: potassium uptake protein, TrkH family), translating to MRNYLGKKDLILIANPLGMIMQGIGAVILIPIIIALIYGEHDYIGFFAFGAFSIGLGSVLRRLPADYNRLKLKHGMIIASLAWLWAALIGSFCLMYSTNIDFLNAYFESMSAWSGSGLSIYTNVEILPKSILFLRSLMQWVGGLGVVIVVIGILIRPGTAAARLYKSEAREEKIKPSIAGTVKTIWWIYLLYTILGIVLYVIVGMNLFDAINNTFTNLSTGGMSIKNDNIGAYGSNAIYIVTMILMILGGTSFLVHYKALKGRVIDVFHDIQFQAMIIVISVFYILLIVNAQFTSMDSAFFVISALSCTGSNIQPVSTMINWSDYAKVIILASMIIGMSAGSTTGALKLIRMVTLVKGLYWEIKKILSPQGSIIPRKISGKPVGDVEIREAGSYTFIYLFFIFVSWLVLMSYGYSGIDSLFEVASAQGNVGLSMGIVSYNMPDIAEIFMIFNMWIGRIEIIPALVLLKGLWDVFKG from the coding sequence ATGAGAAATTATCTGGGGAAAAAGGATCTAATATTAATTGCCAATCCATTAGGCATGATAATGCAGGGCATAGGTGCAGTGATACTCATACCCATAATAATAGCCCTGATATATGGTGAACATGATTATATCGGTTTTTTCGCTTTCGGAGCATTTTCGATTGGTTTAGGATCCGTCTTAAGAAGGTTGCCTGCTGATTACAACCGATTGAAACTCAAACATGGTATGATTATTGCTTCACTGGCCTGGCTATGGGCTGCCCTTATTGGAAGCTTTTGCTTAATGTACTCCACCAATATAGACTTTTTAAATGCTTATTTTGAGAGTATGTCTGCCTGGAGTGGCAGTGGTCTCAGTATTTACACCAACGTGGAAATCCTACCCAAATCCATCCTATTTTTAAGGAGTCTTATGCAGTGGGTTGGTGGGCTTGGAGTTGTGATTGTGGTTATAGGTATTTTAATACGGCCAGGGACCGCTGCAGCCAGATTATATAAATCAGAAGCACGTGAAGAAAAAATAAAACCCAGTATAGCCGGTACAGTGAAAACTATCTGGTGGATATACCTTTTATACACCATCTTAGGTATTGTACTCTACGTGATCGTGGGTATGAACCTTTTCGATGCCATTAACAATACCTTCACCAACCTTTCCACCGGAGGTATGTCCATTAAAAATGATAACATTGGGGCTTATGGTAGCAATGCCATCTATATTGTCACCATGATCCTAATGATCCTGGGCGGTACCAGCTTCCTGGTTCATTACAAAGCGTTAAAGGGACGAGTTATTGATGTGTTCCACGACATCCAGTTTCAGGCAATGATAATAGTAATTAGTGTGTTTTACATCCTTTTAATTGTTAACGCCCAATTTACATCCATGGATTCTGCTTTTTTCGTTATATCCGCTCTTAGCTGTACTGGATCAAATATTCAGCCAGTAAGCACCATGATCAACTGGTCGGACTATGCCAAGGTGATTATTTTAGCATCTATGATTATAGGTATGTCTGCAGGTTCCACCACTGGCGCCCTAAAACTGATAAGGATGGTTACTTTAGTTAAAGGACTTTACTGGGAGATCAAAAAAATATTATCACCCCAAGGTTCAATCATTCCCCGTAAAATTAGTGGAAAACCCGTGGGAGATGTGGAAATCAGAGAAGCTGGAAGTTACACATTCATATACCTGTTTTTTATATTTGTAAGCTGGCTGGTGCTTATGAGTTATGGTTATAGTGGGATCGATTCATTATTTGAAGTGGCTTCAGCTCAGGGAAATGTGGGGCTTTCCATGGGGATAGTGTCATACAACATGCCGGACATTGCGGAGATTTTCATGATATTCAACATGTGGATTGGTCGAATTGAGATCATACCTGCATTAGTACTGTTAAAGGGTTTATGGGATGTTTTTAAAGGATAA
- a CDS encoding Zn-dependent hydrolase, glyoxylase (PFAM: Metallo-beta-lactamase superfamily), which translates to MPKINDIIVIEGMGYDSNVYVFEDIIVDTGTGQNMDYILKSIEEAGSSVDDLSLIVNTHNHYDHIGGNRYLDLEVAMHHSDARALEEGDEDALLATMFGKTMEKMEVSRKLNEGDKIHDYEVLLTPGHTSGSICLYDGETLISGDTVFSGGGFGRVDLGGDMGDMRKSLERLSKLDIKYLLPGHGPAVEDGSRHVKLACEMSTGYY; encoded by the coding sequence TTGCCGAAAATCAACGACATCATTGTAATTGAAGGAATGGGATATGATTCCAATGTCTATGTATTTGAAGATATTATCGTGGATACTGGAACCGGTCAGAACATGGATTACATCCTGAAATCCATTGAAGAAGCCGGAAGCAGTGTTGATGATCTGTCTCTCATTGTAAACACCCACAACCACTACGACCATATTGGTGGCAACCGTTACCTTGATCTGGAAGTGGCCATGCACCATAGTGATGCCCGGGCCCTTGAAGAAGGGGATGAAGATGCCCTCCTGGCCACCATGTTTGGAAAAACCATGGAAAAAATGGAAGTAAGCCGTAAACTAAATGAAGGGGATAAAATTCATGATTATGAAGTGTTACTCACCCCTGGTCATACCTCTGGCAGCATATGTCTTTACGATGGGGAAACTCTAATTTCAGGGGACACTGTGTTCTCTGGTGGGGGTTTTGGCCGTGTGGATCTGGGTGGAGATATGGGTGACATGAGAAAATCCCTGGAAAGACTAAGTAAACTGGATATTAAATACCTCTTACCTGGCCATGGACCGGCAGTAGAGGATGGCTCCCGGCATGTTAAACTGGCCTGTGAAATGTCAACAGGGTATTATTAA
- a CDS encoding methylase involved in ubiquinone/menaquinone biosynthesis (PFAM: Methyltransferase domain), whose amino-acid sequence MSKFEKSEWAEREHAKEFMENADIYILERKRLFTILKSFYRYFLGNNASEKPVNVLDLGCGNGALTMELLKEDNTINSTLIDGSLEMLENARENLSDYPNMNFIHKTFQELLENGSKDNDILSGGYDFIVSSLAIHHIHTEEKKSLFQYLYNHLESGGFFLNIETVKAPTDELESWYRVLWSEWIRENQTKKDTKKNFEYLPEQYKDNQDNNPDKLRIQLDMLESVGFYQVDCYYKYGIFSIYGGRK is encoded by the coding sequence ATGAGTAAATTCGAAAAATCAGAATGGGCTGAAAGAGAACATGCAAAGGAATTCATGGAAAACGCAGACATATACATACTGGAACGAAAAAGGCTATTTACAATATTAAAGTCATTTTACCGCTATTTTTTAGGGAATAATGCATCTGAAAAGCCAGTTAATGTTTTGGATCTGGGATGTGGTAATGGTGCGCTTACCATGGAGTTATTAAAGGAAGATAACACAATCAATTCCACTCTGATTGACGGGTCACTGGAAATGCTTGAAAATGCCAGGGAAAATCTTTCAGACTACCCTAACATGAATTTCATACATAAAACCTTCCAGGAATTGTTGGAGAATGGATCAAAGGATAATGACATTTTATCAGGTGGCTATGATTTTATAGTTTCATCCCTAGCCATTCACCACATCCACACTGAAGAAAAAAAATCCCTTTTCCAGTACTTGTATAATCATCTGGAATCAGGTGGATTTTTTTTAAATATTGAAACTGTAAAGGCCCCTACAGATGAACTGGAAAGCTGGTACCGCGTACTCTGGAGTGAATGGATACGTGAAAACCAGACTAAAAAGGATACTAAGAAGAATTTTGAGTATCTACCGGAACAGTACAAGGACAATCAAGATAATAACCCTGACAAACTACGAATACAGTTAGATATGTTGGAATCAGTTGGATTCTATCAGGTTGACTGCTATTATAAGTATGGAATATTTTCCATTTATGGAGGAAGAAAATAA
- a CDS encoding pyrroline-5-carboxylate reductase (PFAM: NADP oxidoreductase coenzyme F420-dependent~TIGRFAM: pyrroline-5-carboxylate reductase) — protein sequence MGKIGFIGYGAMGSMIIRKILSSGVLEESEVILTTRTLHKLKNLRESYPGVEIAPDNITVASKSRKLFIFVNTGSVKEVLQEIKDHLPLNTHIIYIAAGLNMKNVGKIVPGKISKVIPSLTSEVNEGISLVAHNLQVEEDDAKFVEEIFKAMSKVKLIKEDQFGLGANLTSSAPAFISHIMMKFTESSLKEGGFTRKETEEMVIETLYGTAKLLHNTDLTLQDVITQVATRGGITEEGLNVLDGELPSTFDELFENTMEKYEKLETELDKKYTI from the coding sequence ATGGGAAAAATTGGATTCATTGGCTACGGTGCCATGGGTAGCATGATTATCAGAAAAATTCTCTCATCAGGAGTTTTAGAAGAATCTGAAGTCATTCTCACCACCCGCACCCTCCATAAATTGAAAAATTTAAGAGAATCATATCCCGGGGTGGAAATAGCTCCAGACAACATAACCGTAGCAAGTAAATCACGGAAACTGTTCATATTCGTAAATACTGGCAGTGTTAAAGAAGTATTGCAAGAAATAAAGGATCATCTACCTCTTAACACCCATATCATCTACATAGCTGCGGGTTTAAACATGAAAAATGTTGGAAAAATTGTTCCAGGCAAGATAAGTAAGGTAATTCCCAGTTTAACCTCAGAAGTGAATGAAGGAATCTCTCTGGTGGCCCATAATCTGCAGGTGGAAGAGGATGATGCTAAATTTGTAGAGGAAATCTTCAAAGCCATGAGTAAGGTTAAACTAATTAAAGAAGACCAGTTTGGACTGGGAGCTAATTTAACCAGCTCTGCCCCGGCATTCATCTCACACATCATGATGAAATTCACAGAATCCTCCCTGAAAGAGGGTGGTTTCACCAGGAAAGAGACTGAGGAAATGGTAATAGAAACTCTCTATGGAACAGCCAAACTTCTCCATAACACTGATCTGACATTGCAGGATGTTATCACACAGGTGGCGACCAGGGGAGGTATCACCGAAGAAGGATTAAATGTGCTGGATGGTGAATTACCCTCAACATTTGACGAACTCTTTGAAAACACCATGGAAAAATATGAAAAGCTGGAAACAGAATTGGATAAGAAATACACGATTTAA